Proteins encoded within one genomic window of Insulibacter thermoxylanivorax:
- a CDS encoding type II toxin-antitoxin system PemK/MazF family toxin: protein MIVKRGDVFFADLSPVVGSEQGGVRPVLVIQNDIGNRFSPTVIVAAITAQIQKAKLPTHVEINAEEHGFDRDSVILLEQIRTIDKTRLTDKITHLDEAMMRKVNDSLQISLGLIDF, encoded by the coding sequence TTGATCGTCAAAAGAGGAGATGTATTCTTCGCTGATCTTTCACCGGTCGTCGGCTCGGAACAAGGCGGCGTGCGGCCGGTACTCGTCATTCAGAATGATATCGGCAACCGGTTCAGTCCGACGGTGATCGTCGCAGCGATCACAGCGCAGATCCAGAAGGCGAAGCTCCCAACCCATGTTGAGATTAATGCGGAGGAGCACGGATTTGACCGGGATTCGGTCATTCTGTTGGAGCAGATTCGTACGATTGATAAGACGAGACTCACGGATAAGATTACTCATTTAGATGAGGCGATGATGCGCAAGGTGAACGATTCGTTGCAGATCAGTCTTGGTTTGATTGATTTCTAG
- a CDS encoding Tex family protein encodes MSEIITEWVEPSPDEVQERILKMLAGELKLSAKQVRTTVGLLDEGNTIPFIARYRKEMTGELDEHAIRSIEERLQYLRNLETRKTEVLRLIFEQGKLTEELRLAITAAAKLQEVEDLYRPYRQKRKTRASVAKEKGLEPLAEWLMSQPPAGDPLAEAAKYIDEEKGVASAEEALQGAMDILAERIADDAAIRAWVRQHTYNHGMIVTEAKDPEMESVYEMYYAYQEPVKRLPPHRILAINRGEREDVLKVRLAVEEERILDQIVQRTLQQTSAVREILLAVIEDAYKRLIAPSIEREVRGELTERAEEHAIKVFADNLRNLLLQPPVKGHVVLGVDPAYRTGCKLAVVDDTGKVLDKGVVYPTPPHNKTAEAEQTIGAMIEKYGVETIAIGNGTASRETESFIAGLIKKLGNPKLKYIIVSEAGASVYSASKLAAEEFPDFDVAERSAVSIARRLQDPLAELVKIDPKSIGVGQYQHDVQQKRLEESLKFVVESVVNHVGVDLNTASPSLLSYVSGINGKIAKNIVKYREENGRFTNRQQLLKVPRLGAKTFEQCVGFLRIRDGDNPLDNTPIHPESYSIVDKLFEQLQISLEQLGTEELNARLREVRPEELAPKLDVGLPTLRDILESLQRPGRDPREELPPPIFSTDVLKIEDLAPGMELKGTVRNVTDFGAFVDIGLENDGLVHISQLSDRYVKHPMDVVSVGDIVTVRVLQTDLKRGRVSLTMRNL; translated from the coding sequence ATGTCTGAGATCATAACAGAGTGGGTGGAACCATCACCGGACGAGGTGCAAGAACGAATCCTGAAGATGCTCGCCGGCGAACTAAAGCTCAGCGCGAAACAAGTGCGCACAACCGTGGGCTTGCTCGATGAGGGCAATACGATTCCGTTCATCGCCAGGTATCGCAAGGAGATGACTGGTGAGCTGGATGAGCATGCCATCCGGTCGATTGAAGAACGCTTGCAGTACCTGCGCAATCTGGAAACGCGCAAGACGGAAGTGCTGCGCCTGATCTTCGAACAGGGGAAACTAACCGAAGAACTCAGGCTGGCGATCACCGCAGCGGCGAAGCTGCAAGAGGTCGAGGATCTGTACCGCCCTTATCGTCAGAAGCGCAAGACGAGGGCGAGCGTCGCGAAGGAGAAAGGATTGGAGCCGCTCGCTGAGTGGCTGATGAGCCAGCCGCCAGCCGGTGATCCGCTTGCGGAGGCAGCCAAGTACATAGACGAGGAGAAAGGTGTCGCCAGTGCCGAGGAGGCGCTGCAGGGCGCGATGGACATCCTTGCAGAGCGAATCGCCGATGATGCAGCGATTCGCGCTTGGGTTCGTCAGCACACTTATAACCATGGGATGATCGTAACGGAAGCGAAGGATCCCGAGATGGAATCCGTCTATGAGATGTATTATGCCTATCAGGAACCGGTGAAGAGATTGCCTCCTCACCGCATCCTCGCCATCAACCGCGGTGAGCGGGAGGATGTACTGAAGGTGCGGCTGGCGGTGGAGGAAGAACGGATCCTCGATCAGATTGTACAGCGCACGTTGCAGCAGACATCAGCCGTAAGGGAGATCCTGCTGGCGGTCATCGAGGATGCCTATAAGCGGCTGATCGCGCCGTCGATTGAACGGGAAGTGCGCGGGGAATTAACGGAACGAGCGGAAGAACATGCGATTAAAGTATTCGCAGATAACCTGCGCAATCTATTGCTCCAGCCTCCGGTGAAGGGCCATGTGGTGCTTGGAGTGGATCCGGCTTACCGCACGGGATGCAAGCTCGCGGTTGTCGATGATACCGGCAAGGTGCTCGACAAGGGCGTCGTCTATCCAACGCCGCCGCATAACAAGACGGCCGAAGCGGAGCAGACCATAGGCGCGATGATCGAGAAGTACGGCGTGGAGACAATTGCCATCGGCAACGGGACGGCCTCGCGCGAGACGGAGAGCTTCATCGCCGGGTTGATCAAGAAGCTGGGCAATCCGAAGCTGAAGTATATCATCGTCAGCGAAGCCGGTGCCAGTGTGTACTCTGCGTCCAAACTGGCGGCAGAGGAATTCCCGGACTTCGATGTGGCAGAGCGGAGCGCCGTGTCGATCGCACGCAGGCTGCAGGATCCGCTGGCGGAGCTGGTGAAGATCGATCCGAAATCGATCGGAGTTGGCCAGTATCAACACGATGTTCAGCAGAAGCGGCTTGAGGAGAGCCTGAAGTTCGTCGTCGAATCTGTGGTGAACCATGTTGGCGTCGACCTCAACACGGCTTCTCCGTCGCTGCTTTCCTATGTATCCGGCATCAATGGGAAGATCGCCAAGAACATCGTCAAATACCGCGAGGAAAACGGCCGCTTCACGAACCGCCAGCAACTCCTCAAAGTGCCGCGGCTCGGTGCGAAAACCTTCGAACAATGCGTCGGTTTCCTGCGCATCCGGGACGGCGACAATCCGCTGGACAATACGCCGATCCACCCGGAATCTTACTCCATCGTGGATAAGCTCTTCGAACAGCTGCAGATCTCGCTCGAGCAGCTGGGTACGGAGGAGCTCAACGCACGGCTGCGGGAGGTCCGGCCTGAGGAACTTGCTCCGAAGCTGGATGTCGGTCTGCCGACGCTGCGCGATATCCTCGAAAGCTTGCAGCGGCCGGGCCGTGACCCGCGGGAAGAGCTGCCGCCGCCGATCTTCTCGACGGATGTGCTGAAGATCGAGGACCTTGCTCCGGGCATGGAACTTAAGGGGACGGTGCGGAACGTGACGGACTTCGGCGCCTTCGTCGATATCGGCCTGGAGAATGACGGTTTAGTGCATATCTCGCAGCTCAGCGACCGATACGTCAAACATCCGATGGACGTTGTCTCCGTCGGTGATATCGTCACCGTGCGGGTGCTGCAGACGGATCTGAAACGGGGCAGAGTAAGCCTTACGATGCGCAATCTATGA
- a CDS encoding ROK family protein — protein MRIGAIEAGGTKFVCGIGNEQGVIEEKIQFPTELPEPTLEKVIEYFENQEVEAFGIASFGPIELDRNHPKYGYVTTTPKQGWRDYDFVGTLRRAFDVPIGWDTDVNAAAFAEARWGAARGLDSCVYYTIGTGVGVGIYAEGRLIHGLVHPEAGHVLIRRHPEDDFPGNCPYHGDCLEGMAAGPALEARWKMKGAEIPKDHPAWRIEAFYIAQAVSNMILTVSPKKVILGGGVMQQEQLLPLIREEVKRNLNGYVQAKAVLEEIDAYIVPPGLGSLAGLTGALALGIEAWRAQ, from the coding sequence ATGCGAATTGGAGCGATTGAAGCGGGCGGGACCAAATTCGTCTGCGGGATCGGCAATGAACAAGGGGTGATCGAGGAGAAGATCCAGTTTCCAACGGAGCTTCCGGAGCCGACGCTGGAGAAGGTGATCGAATATTTTGAGAACCAGGAGGTGGAAGCATTCGGCATCGCCTCTTTCGGACCGATTGAACTGGATCGGAATCATCCCAAGTATGGGTATGTGACGACGACGCCGAAGCAGGGATGGAGAGATTATGACTTCGTCGGAACGCTGCGGCGCGCCTTCGATGTGCCCATCGGATGGGATACCGACGTGAATGCGGCCGCCTTTGCAGAAGCTCGATGGGGGGCAGCACGCGGGCTGGACAGCTGCGTCTACTACACCATAGGCACCGGCGTAGGCGTCGGCATCTACGCGGAGGGCAGGCTGATCCACGGCCTGGTTCATCCGGAGGCTGGGCATGTGCTGATTCGCCGTCATCCTGAGGATGATTTTCCGGGGAATTGTCCCTATCACGGGGACTGCTTGGAAGGCATGGCTGCAGGTCCGGCCCTGGAAGCAAGATGGAAGATGAAAGGCGCTGAGATTCCTAAGGATCATCCAGCATGGCGGATCGAAGCTTTCTATATCGCCCAAGCGGTGTCGAACATGATCCTGACGGTATCGCCCAAGAAGGTGATTCTTGGGGGCGGCGTGATGCAGCAAGAGCAGCTGCTCCCGCTGATCCGCGAGGAAGTGAAGCGAAACTTAAACGGCTATGTTCAAGCAAAGGCAGTGTTAGAGGAAATCGATGCCTATATCGTACCTCCTGGTCTGGGCAGCCTAGCCGGGTTGACCGGAGCCTTGGCCTTAGGGATCGAAGCGTGGCGTGCACAGTGA
- a CDS encoding DUF2621 family protein: protein MFNFWLILLWSILLIGSMSIGGYFMFRKFLKSLPKADGRSQLDWQNHYIEASRHMWTDETKAFLEKLVSPVPKPFRDVAKHSIAAKIGQIALESGAPQVTMEHCLEGYILATPRRDYKSLVAFLKKNNIDYTKYKHILEEAN, encoded by the coding sequence TTGTTTAACTTCTGGCTGATCCTCCTATGGTCCATCCTATTAATAGGAAGCATGTCGATCGGCGGCTACTTTATGTTTCGCAAGTTCCTCAAGTCGCTGCCGAAGGCAGACGGCCGATCGCAGCTGGACTGGCAGAATCACTACATTGAGGCCAGCCGTCACATGTGGACGGATGAGACGAAGGCTTTCCTTGAGAAGCTTGTCTCGCCGGTGCCGAAGCCGTTCCGCGACGTGGCCAAGCACAGCATCGCCGCTAAGATCGGGCAGATCGCTCTCGAATCCGGTGCACCGCAGGTAACGATGGAGCATTGCCTGGAAGGATATATCTTGGCGACGCCGCGCAGGGATTATAAGAGCTTGGTCGCATTTCTTAAGAAGAACAACATCGATTATACAAAATATAAACACATCCTTGAAGAGGCGAATTAA
- the cmpA gene encoding cortex morphogenetic protein CmpA — translation MPQWLCNQLQRAFIMKDLRQIRVLNECWFFYRTGSDHTNSTTSPHLSLDERV, via the coding sequence ATGCCTCAATGGTTGTGCAACCAACTTCAACGGGCTTTTATAATGAAGGACCTGAGGCAGATCCGTGTGCTGAATGAGTGTTGGTTTTTTTACCGTACAGGTTCAGATCATACCAACAGTACCACCAGCCCTCATCTTTCACTTGATGAGCGGGTGTAA
- a CDS encoding SprT family protein, with translation MSDADLQAWVERISLEFFGKPFRHKAVFNPRLRACGGRYSLVTHQIDISRKHYEIYGIEETEKIIKHELCHYHLHLEGKGYRHRDADFKELLARVGGTRYCRALPGGRRTLPYRWRVMCTGCGAEFYRKRRFDPSKYVCARCHHKLIILRLDSDRNS, from the coding sequence ATGAGCGATGCGGATCTGCAAGCCTGGGTGGAACGCATCTCGCTGGAGTTCTTCGGTAAGCCGTTCCGCCATAAGGCCGTCTTTAATCCGCGGCTTAGGGCTTGCGGCGGGAGATATTCCCTTGTTACGCATCAAATCGACATCAGCCGCAAACATTATGAAATCTACGGCATCGAAGAAACGGAGAAGATCATCAAGCATGAGCTTTGCCACTATCACCTTCATCTGGAGGGCAAAGGCTACCGCCACAGGGATGCGGACTTCAAAGAACTGCTGGCGCGCGTAGGCGGAACCCGGTATTGCCGTGCTTTGCCGGGAGGCAGAAGAACACTGCCTTACCGCTGGCGGGTGATGTGCACGGGATGCGGTGCGGAGTTTTATCGCAAACGGCGTTTTGACCCATCAAAATACGTATGTGCAAGGTGCCATCATAAATTAATCATTTTAAGGCTTGACTCTGATCGAAATTCGTGA
- a CDS encoding MDR family MFS transporter: MISTIQKKTSRPVVLAMVMIAMFITAIEATIVSTAMPSIVSELGGFESLAWVFSIFLLMQAVTIPIYGKLSDLYGRKPIFTIGMIIFLIGSILCGFAGSMTELIVYRLIQGLGAGAVQPLTMTIVSDIYSLEERGKIQGYLSSVWAVSSVTGPALGGFFVEYLSWVWVFWINVPFGIVSLIGLHLFFHENIERKARQIDYKGSALLFIAIGSLMTFFIGSGTLWRWNSLLTYVLLPLFAASLFLFIKVEQQAREPIMPLTLWRNRTIVLSNSAALTSHMVLIGISTFLPTYVQGVMGYSPSIAGMTLGAMSIGWPLASSIGGRYMLRIGMRRMTISGSIFIILGTVFYIMMRPEYGPFYVGTASFVTGVGLGLLSTASLLIVQGSTEWQMRGAATALIMFMRISGSTIGASVLASVLNNRYLSYMKTNAGPLGSEIELNDANILLDPARPPMDAELVELLQSGLTYGLNGVYWSIGVLAILTFGLTCWLPPLDPSTLSTSRTSSEQN; the protein is encoded by the coding sequence ATGATTTCAACCATTCAGAAAAAAACATCCCGCCCCGTAGTCCTTGCGATGGTCATGATCGCCATGTTCATCACCGCCATCGAAGCAACGATCGTCTCTACAGCCATGCCAAGCATCGTCAGCGAACTGGGCGGTTTCGAATCTCTGGCCTGGGTTTTCTCCATCTTCCTGTTGATGCAAGCCGTTACCATTCCCATCTACGGTAAGCTGTCTGATCTTTACGGACGCAAGCCGATCTTCACCATCGGCATGATCATCTTCCTCATCGGCTCGATTCTGTGCGGATTCGCCGGCTCGATGACTGAACTCATCGTCTACCGCCTTATCCAAGGATTGGGCGCAGGGGCGGTACAGCCCTTAACGATGACCATCGTCAGCGATATCTACAGCTTGGAAGAACGCGGGAAGATTCAGGGGTATCTGTCCAGTGTGTGGGCCGTTTCATCCGTTACCGGGCCGGCATTGGGCGGATTTTTCGTGGAATATCTCAGCTGGGTGTGGGTGTTTTGGATCAATGTTCCTTTCGGAATTGTCTCTTTGATCGGGCTTCATCTTTTTTTCCATGAGAATATTGAGAGAAAAGCGCGGCAGATCGATTACAAGGGTTCCGCACTGCTGTTCATCGCCATCGGCTCGCTGATGACCTTCTTCATCGGCAGCGGTACGCTCTGGCGGTGGAATTCCTTATTGACCTATGTTCTGCTGCCGCTGTTCGCCGCCAGCCTCTTCCTCTTCATCAAGGTCGAACAGCAGGCCCGTGAACCGATTATGCCGCTTACGCTGTGGCGGAATCGCACGATCGTCCTCAGCAACAGTGCTGCGCTGACCTCGCACATGGTGCTGATCGGAATCTCGACGTTCCTCCCCACTTATGTACAGGGGGTTATGGGATATTCACCGTCGATCGCCGGCATGACCCTCGGGGCGATGTCGATCGGCTGGCCGCTTGCCTCCAGCATCGGCGGCCGCTATATGCTTCGCATCGGCATGCGCCGCATGACGATCAGCGGTTCGATCTTCATCATCCTCGGCACCGTCTTCTACATCATGATGAGACCGGAATACGGGCCGTTCTATGTCGGTACAGCCTCCTTCGTAACAGGAGTTGGACTTGGACTGCTGTCGACGGCGTCCCTGCTGATCGTCCAAGGCAGTACGGAGTGGCAGATGCGGGGGGCTGCGACGGCCTTGATCATGTTCATGCGCATCTCGGGCTCTACGATCGGTGCTTCGGTGCTGGCAAGCGTGCTGAACAACCGCTATCTGTCTTATATGAAGACAAATGCAGGGCCGCTGGGCAGCGAGATTGAGTTGAACGATGCCAATATCCTGCTCGATCCCGCGCGTCCGCCGATGGATGCCGAATTGGTCGAGCTGCTGCAAAGCGGTCTGACCTACGGCTTGAACGGCGTCTATTGGTCAATCGGCGTATTAGCGATCCTTACGTTTGGGCTGACCTGCTGGCTGCCGCCTCTGGATCCCAGCACCCTCAGCACATCGCGCACCTCCAGCGAGCAGAATTAG
- a CDS encoding hydrolase/acyltransferase yields MADFKIILLQDDADLIFVEMPATHAYQLTALLFRLHKEAGKLTANNVPVLPQVVAECAQVDFLQDQYNTISGLDYINRLEAAFAAIDERSYPIISLLTEIRALQAQLEQWYEEEM; encoded by the coding sequence ATGGCTGACTTTAAGATCATCCTGCTGCAAGACGACGCCGATCTCATCTTCGTAGAGATGCCCGCCACACACGCCTATCAATTGACCGCGCTGCTGTTTCGGCTCCACAAGGAGGCAGGCAAGCTGACGGCCAATAACGTGCCTGTCCTGCCCCAAGTTGTCGCAGAATGTGCGCAGGTTGACTTCCTGCAAGACCAGTATAACACAATCAGCGGACTCGATTATATCAATCGATTAGAAGCAGCCTTCGCGGCGATTGACGAGCGCTCATATCCGATCATCTCACTGCTGACGGAGATCCGGGCGCTGCAAGCACAGCTGGAACAGTGGTACGAGGAAGAGATGTAA